A genomic window from Deltaproteobacteria bacterium includes:
- a CDS encoding Gx transporter family protein, with protein MIIEKLRYRVYLSLLASLAIVIHTLESSLPTPFPWLKFGLANIITLATIMLFGLKAGMTVTLLRIFIGTLLTGTIMTPSFFLALSGGVASTLALAFLCRYLHPFFSVIGISIIGAYTHTFVQVVVAYLILIKHFQIFLLLPLFLLFSMLAGLLSGLGAEFLVRRLRDVPNIRKMAEEQSYY; from the coding sequence ATGATCATAGAGAAGCTGAGATATCGTGTCTATCTTTCGCTTCTGGCATCGCTTGCCATTGTAATTCATACGCTTGAATCTTCTCTCCCCACCCCCTTTCCATGGCTCAAATTTGGTTTGGCGAATATTATCACTCTGGCAACGATCATGCTTTTCGGTTTAAAAGCGGGTATGACGGTTACTTTGCTAAGAATTTTTATCGGTACGCTGCTAACGGGCACAATAATGACACCCTCCTTTTTCCTTGCACTCTCCGGCGGAGTTGCAAGCACGCTGGCGCTTGCCTTTTTATGCAGGTATCTGCATCCCTTTTTCAGCGTCATCGGCATAAGTATTATCGGCGCTTATACCCACACCTTTGTCCAGGTCGTCGTAGCTTACCTGATTCTCATAAAACACTTCCAGATCTTTCTCCTTCTCCCTCTCTTTCTTTTATTTTCCATGCTGGCGGGACTATTGAGCGGACTTGGCGCAGAATTTCTTGTCAGGCGCCTGCGTGACGTGCCTAATATCCGGAAAATGGCCGAGGAACAAAGCTATTATTAA
- a CDS encoding FAD:protein FMN transferase yields the protein MNNKFVKSFMPVATLVLVILLLSRNNGVEEKVIKRTRVLMDTVVEITLFNEGDAGKNNEAVSAAFDEIKRLENLLGRHQEGSDIRQANTRPGKGIKVSPETLEVMNSALRFSKISGGAFDITVGKLSELWNFEEGRKTPPHEDEIKSALQGSGASSVTLDLSSATVKTSNKVHLDLGGIAKGYIIDKAAKILLAKGIEDFIINAGGDMVIRGKKKGKQWRIGIQHPRKKGEVIAHIDVEENESAIVTSGDYERFFTHKGKRYHHILSPKTGYPADELMSVTIKAEDAVTADALSTAIFVLGPTEGLKLIESLQGVEGMLIDKDRNIVVSKGLAGKVKVR from the coding sequence TTGAATAATAAGTTTGTCAAGTCATTCATGCCTGTTGCAACGCTTGTTTTAGTTATCCTTCTCCTTTCGAGAAACAACGGTGTAGAGGAAAAGGTCATAAAAAGGACAAGAGTCCTCATGGATACGGTTGTTGAAATTACGCTTTTTAATGAAGGAGATGCCGGCAAAAACAATGAGGCTGTTTCGGCAGCCTTCGATGAGATTAAAAGGCTTGAAAATCTCCTTGGCAGGCACCAGGAGGGGAGTGACATCCGGCAGGCCAATACCCGGCCGGGCAAGGGAATTAAAGTATCTCCGGAAACTCTGGAAGTAATGAACAGCGCTCTCCGGTTTTCAAAAATCAGCGGGGGCGCTTTTGATATTACTGTGGGAAAATTGAGTGAACTCTGGAATTTTGAAGAGGGCAGGAAAACCCCGCCTCATGAAGATGAGATAAAAAGTGCGCTTCAGGGCTCAGGCGCTTCTTCGGTAACGCTGGATCTCTCTTCTGCCACAGTAAAAACCTCGAACAAGGTTCACCTTGATCTCGGCGGTATTGCAAAAGGATATATTATAGATAAAGCTGCAAAAATTCTGCTTGCCAAAGGGATTGAAGATTTTATTATCAATGCCGGCGGCGATATGGTTATCAGGGGTAAAAAGAAAGGCAAGCAATGGCGAATAGGAATTCAGCATCCCAGAAAAAAGGGAGAGGTTATTGCTCATATCGATGTTGAAGAGAATGAATCGGCTATTGTTACCTCGGGAGATTATGAGCGTTTTTTTACGCATAAAGGAAAGAGATATCATCACATTCTCAGCCCGAAAACAGGCTATCCGGCTGATGAATTAATGAGCGTTACCATTAAAGCAGAAGATGCCGTCACGGCAGATGCCCTTTCGACAGCCATTTTTGTTCTGGGCCCCACGGAGGGCCTTAAACTCATTGAATCCCTGCAAGGTGTTGAGGGGATGCTCATCGATAAAGACCGCAATATAGTTGTTTCCAAAGGGCTTGCCGGTAAGGTTAAGGTGCGATGA
- a CDS encoding methylenetetrahydrofolate reductase: MKSLKEALLAGEFAITAEVGPPKGTDAAAFVGKAKLLRSHVNAVNVTDNQGAVMRMSSLAASALLASEGLDVVYQLTCRDRNRLALQSDMLGAHALGIKNILALTGDYITMGDHPQGKAVFDIDSTHLLQIAEKLNSGTDMMGNPLSEATDLFPGAVVTPSANPLEPQLLRFEKKIRAGARFIQSQAIFNKDGLKKTVSLAEKHNVKILAGIILLKSAGMARFLNANIPGVTVPEEMIKKLEKSSNPLERGIEMAAGQIETFRPHCHGVHLMAPGAEEKVIDILNTWRVEKVRGFTVE; this comes from the coding sequence ATGAAATCGCTAAAAGAGGCCCTCCTTGCCGGAGAGTTTGCCATAACGGCTGAAGTCGGTCCGCCAAAGGGGACGGACGCTGCGGCCTTTGTCGGGAAAGCAAAGCTTTTGCGCTCTCATGTAAATGCCGTCAACGTTACCGATAACCAGGGGGCCGTTATGCGTATGAGTTCCCTCGCTGCTTCGGCCCTCCTTGCCTCGGAGGGATTGGACGTTGTTTACCAGCTTACATGCAGAGACAGAAACCGCCTTGCCCTCCAGTCCGATATGCTTGGCGCTCATGCGCTGGGCATCAAAAATATACTGGCCCTCACCGGTGACTACATCACCATGGGTGATCATCCCCAGGGAAAGGCCGTTTTTGATATCGATTCGACACATTTATTGCAAATAGCTGAAAAGCTCAATTCAGGAACGGATATGATGGGCAATCCCCTTTCAGAGGCAACGGACCTTTTTCCCGGCGCCGTTGTTACCCCGTCGGCAAATCCGCTGGAGCCCCAACTGCTGCGCTTTGAAAAGAAAATCAGGGCCGGCGCCCGTTTTATTCAAAGTCAGGCAATTTTTAATAAGGACGGTCTCAAAAAAACGGTTTCCCTTGCCGAAAAGCATAACGTTAAAATTCTTGCAGGAATCATTCTTTTAAAATCAGCGGGAATGGCAAGGTTTTTAAATGCCAATATTCCCGGTGTGACCGTACCGGAGGAGATGATTAAAAAGCTTGAAAAATCGTCCAATCCACTTGAAAGAGGAATTGAGATGGCAGCAGGGCAGATAGAAACATTCCGTCCCCATTGTCATGGCGTACACCTTATGGCCCCGGGCGCAGAAGAGAAGGTTATCGATATACTAAACACATGGAGAGTAGAAAAAGTGCGAGGTTTTACTGTTGAATAA
- a CDS encoding methylenetetrahydrofolate reductase C-terminal domain-containing protein, whose product MIITSKKKFQDLEKVLKGKKKIFLLGCGECSTQCKTGGEEDLKAMASLLGDARIETTGSVVVTEPCHIPLTKKELRTRKDEVSRADAVMVLACGAAVQSVAQVLPDKPVYTGVDTRFLGNINRSGDFTEKCSLCGKCELNNTAGLCPVTRCPKGLLNGPCGGVDNGRCEVDKTIACIWVDIYNRSKKEGRLDEFMAITPPKDYSFNLKPSSLQIR is encoded by the coding sequence TTGATAATAACCAGCAAAAAAAAGTTTCAGGACCTTGAGAAGGTTCTGAAGGGTAAGAAAAAAATATTTCTGCTCGGTTGCGGAGAATGTTCCACCCAGTGTAAAACGGGGGGCGAAGAAGACCTCAAAGCGATGGCCTCCTTACTTGGTGACGCCCGTATTGAAACAACAGGCAGTGTTGTCGTTACCGAGCCCTGCCACATTCCGCTAACGAAAAAGGAATTGAGAACAAGAAAGGATGAAGTGAGCCGGGCTGACGCCGTTATGGTTCTGGCCTGTGGCGCTGCCGTACAATCCGTTGCCCAGGTCCTGCCGGACAAACCCGTCTATACAGGTGTGGACACCCGCTTCCTGGGCAACATTAACAGGAGCGGCGACTTTACTGAAAAGTGCTCCTTGTGCGGCAAATGTGAGCTTAACAATACGGCTGGTCTTTGTCCCGTCACGCGCTGTCCCAAAGGACTCCTCAACGGCCCTTGCGGCGGTGTCGACAATGGCCGCTGTGAAGTAGATAAAACCATTGCCTGCATTTGGGTCGATATTTACAATCGCAGTAAAAAAGAGGGCAGGCTCGATGAATTTATGGCTATTACACCTCCCAAGGATTATTCATTCAACCTAAAACCCTCTTCACTGCAAATCAGGTAA
- the folD gene encoding bifunctional methylenetetrahydrofolate dehydrogenase/methenyltetrahydrofolate cyclohydrolase FolD has translation MAQIINGKEIAAEMRAEIAAEAGELIKKKNITPGLAVVLVGEDPASKVYVGMKEKACKEAGFYSAEHKLSADTPEEVLLSLINALNNDDKVHGILVQLPLPKHINETKVLEAISPAKDVDGFHPYNVGRLIVGKPSFQPCTPYGVIKMLERTGTELEGKEAVVVGRSNIVGKPVAMMLLQKNATVSICHSRTKNLKDKVRSADIVIAAVGVPEMVKGDWIKEGAVVIDVGVNRLPDGKLVGDVEYEAASNVASAITPVPGGVGPMTITMLLYNTLEAAKNKAGLAS, from the coding sequence ATGGCTCAAATAATTAACGGAAAAGAGATTGCAGCTGAAATGAGAGCTGAAATCGCAGCAGAAGCGGGAGAACTGATAAAGAAGAAGAATATAACGCCCGGTCTGGCTGTTGTGCTGGTGGGAGAGGACCCTGCCTCCAAAGTTTACGTCGGCATGAAGGAGAAGGCCTGCAAAGAGGCCGGTTTTTATTCGGCAGAACACAAGCTTTCTGCTGATACACCTGAAGAAGTGCTTCTTTCACTCATCAATGCGTTAAATAATGATGATAAAGTGCACGGCATTCTCGTGCAGCTTCCATTACCGAAGCACATTAACGAGACAAAAGTCCTGGAGGCCATTTCACCGGCAAAAGACGTTGACGGTTTTCACCCTTATAATGTAGGGCGTCTCATTGTCGGCAAACCTTCCTTTCAGCCCTGCACCCCCTATGGCGTTATAAAAATGCTTGAGCGTACCGGAACGGAACTGGAGGGAAAAGAGGCCGTCGTTGTCGGCAGAAGTAACATTGTGGGCAAGCCCGTTGCCATGATGCTCCTGCAAAAGAATGCAACCGTATCCATCTGCCATTCGAGAACAAAAAACCTGAAGGACAAGGTCAGATCGGCAGATATCGTCATTGCCGCCGTCGGTGTGCCTGAAATGGTCAAGGGAGACTGGATCAAGGAGGGCGCCGTTGTCATCGATGTGGGTGTTAACAGGCTGCCTGATGGAAAGCTTGTGGGCGACGTGGAATATGAAGCGGCATCCAATGTTGCTTCGGCTATTACACCCGTTCCCGGTGGCGTGGGGCCCATGACGATTACAATGCTCTTATACAACACCCTTGAAGCTGCCAAAAATAAAGCCGGTCTTGCTTCTTGA
- a CDS encoding PAS domain S-box protein, whose protein sequence is MSKEDKKSMARTGERRKNLISINDELKKNERILAGAEELSRVGGWEFELAAGEIWHSDQHHRNFGYQPGAFPAQIDFFLNSIIHPDYVKAFKSAFEKIKETGEPVELDFKARLKTGEVHLFRSLCKARKDHTGNVTAIYGATMDITEQKAVEKALYESELKYRKLFNQAADTILLIDPQTADILEFNEKAHKSLGYSRREFKKLRLSDIEMGETEEEIKDRIDNILKKGSHIFEIRHRKKSGEIRDTIVSATAITIRGKKLLQNILYDITERKKAEEELNKFRFHLEEMVKERTAELFETNERLNTEAEERCKAEEALRRSERDLRSIINNMQDTFYRTDREGHFIMLSPSVTELASYKPEELIGTKVADLYENPDERQVFIEKLEQSGGRLASFETVIKGKNDSSKWVSTSARFYKNMEGEIAGVEGIVRDITERKRMEEEIIKGQRLESIGILAGGIAHDFNNILTAILSNVEFLKEYISEFASVDDSVRQILNGAESAVTRATKLTRQLLTFSKGGDPVLETAYICDLLREAAAFSLRGTNVRHKCYLPEDVWPVKIDKSQMSQVINNIIINARHSMPNGGTINIRSHNENIDKQSLLPLSEGRYVRFSISDKGYGISTENLNRVFDPYFTTKGVGTGLGLATSYSIIKRHKGHIEVESRLKKGTTFHVYLPATTKRPQNNKKCIDLPVMTGQANILLMEDEDIVANSFKILIGKMGYQFKHVKDGRDAIRVYEKAKEEGILFDAVIMDLTIPGGMGGAETIGKLLKIDPFIKAIVCSGYSEDDVMANYKKYGFCATLQKPFSKQALLRVLSEVLNN, encoded by the coding sequence TTGTCGAAGGAAGATAAAAAAAGTATGGCCAGAACAGGTGAGAGAAGAAAAAACCTGATTAGCATTAATGACGAACTTAAAAAAAATGAGCGCATACTGGCAGGCGCCGAGGAACTCTCCCGTGTGGGCGGATGGGAATTTGAACTGGCTGCCGGTGAAATCTGGCACTCGGACCAGCATCATAGAAATTTCGGATATCAACCGGGGGCTTTTCCTGCCCAAATAGATTTTTTTCTAAACAGTATCATTCATCCCGATTATGTAAAAGCTTTCAAATCAGCCTTTGAGAAAATTAAGGAGACCGGTGAACCGGTAGAACTTGATTTTAAGGCAAGACTGAAAACAGGAGAAGTACACCTCTTTCGTTCCCTTTGCAAGGCAAGAAAAGACCATACAGGCAATGTAACTGCCATTTACGGCGCCACCATGGATATTACGGAACAAAAGGCGGTGGAAAAAGCGCTTTATGAATCAGAACTTAAATACCGAAAACTCTTCAACCAGGCTGCAGATACCATACTGCTGATCGATCCTCAAACGGCAGACATCCTCGAATTTAACGAAAAGGCCCACAAAAGTCTCGGTTACAGCAGGAGGGAATTTAAAAAGTTGCGGCTTTCCGATATTGAAATGGGAGAAACGGAAGAGGAGATTAAGGACCGTATAGATAATATATTAAAAAAAGGGTCTCACATATTTGAAATAAGACATCGAAAAAAGAGCGGAGAAATCCGGGATACAATAGTCAGCGCAACGGCTATTACCATAAGAGGGAAAAAGCTGCTTCAGAATATCCTTTACGATATAACGGAAAGAAAAAAAGCGGAAGAGGAATTAAACAAATTCAGGTTTCATCTTGAGGAAATGGTTAAGGAGCGAACAGCTGAACTCTTTGAAACCAATGAGAGACTGAATACGGAAGCAGAGGAACGCTGTAAAGCGGAGGAAGCCTTAAGGAGGTCCGAGAGAGATCTAAGGTCCATTATCAATAACATGCAGGACACCTTCTATCGAACCGACAGGGAGGGCCACTTTATTATGCTGTCCCCCTCGGTAACGGAACTTGCAAGTTACAAACCGGAAGAGCTTATCGGCACTAAAGTTGCCGATTTGTATGAAAATCCTGATGAACGTCAGGTTTTTATTGAGAAACTGGAACAATCAGGAGGAAGGCTGGCCAGCTTTGAAACCGTTATAAAAGGGAAAAACGACTCATCAAAGTGGGTTTCTACAAGCGCCAGATTCTATAAAAATATGGAGGGAGAAATTGCAGGTGTTGAAGGCATCGTCAGAGACATAACGGAACGAAAAAGAATGGAAGAAGAAATTATAAAAGGCCAGAGACTGGAATCAATAGGCATTCTGGCCGGCGGGATTGCACATGATTTTAATAATATTCTTACGGCTATTCTCTCAAATGTGGAATTTCTCAAGGAATATATCAGTGAATTTGCTTCCGTTGACGATTCGGTCCGTCAAATACTAAATGGCGCTGAAAGTGCCGTTACACGCGCAACTAAACTGACCCGTCAACTTCTCACCTTTTCAAAGGGAGGTGACCCTGTATTGGAAACAGCCTATATCTGTGATCTTCTCAGGGAAGCGGCGGCTTTCTCCTTAAGAGGCACAAATGTAAGACACAAGTGCTATCTCCCTGAGGATGTCTGGCCCGTAAAAATAGACAAGAGCCAGATGTCCCAGGTCATTAACAATATTATAATTAATGCCAGACATTCCATGCCCAATGGCGGCACCATTAATATAAGGTCCCATAATGAGAATATTGACAAACAATCCTTGCTTCCTTTATCGGAAGGCCGCTACGTCAGGTTCAGTATCAGCGATAAAGGGTATGGCATATCAACTGAAAATTTAAACAGGGTTTTTGATCCCTATTTTACGACAAAAGGCGTGGGAACAGGTTTGGGCCTGGCAACGTCCTACTCTATTATTAAAAGACACAAGGGGCATATCGAGGTTGAATCGAGGTTAAAAAAAGGCACCACCTTTCATGTCTATCTTCCTGCCACGACAAAAAGACCGCAAAACAATAAGAAGTGTATTGATTTGCCGGTCATGACAGGACAGGCGAATATCCTGCTCATGGAAGATGAAGATATTGTAGCCAACTCTTTTAAAATACTGATCGGCAAAATGGGTTATCAGTTTAAACATGTAAAAGATGGCCGTGACGCCATCAGGGTTTATGAAAAAGCGAAAGAGGAAGGAATATTATTTGACGCCGTTATTATGGATTTAACCATCCCGGGAGGTATGGGGGGCGCTGAAACGATTGGAAAGCTGCTGAAAATAGACCCCTTTATTAAAGCCATTGTTTGCAGCGGCTACTCGGAAGATGACGTTATGGCCAACTACAAAAAGTATGGTTTTTGCGCTACCCTTCAAAAGCCTTTTTCAAAACAGGCGCTCCTCCGGGTCTTATCAGAGGTCTTAAATAACTAG
- a CDS encoding GGDEF domain-containing protein, with amino-acid sequence MVKSIPYAVIALYASFISLGFFESAAYGKIIKLLLLFPLACLFIFYLSRNLKEKKLSLKKRITFGLVAILFVKALFLFLAGTGVEPFPVDIFILIVLALTHPFLAAVTYTALVLLLNGLHAFFLSYFANESLSMAEGIYRALFIVAIVAVVETFLTLERQEKKEATERLDELGTLATSILIESGRKDDSQLAISEEIKDKLFLDSAYHLSNAISDTLGILHEMLDAFSCCLFIVGKDCFKLVAAVSDSKGFSRTVPREKGKNLLSWIDENEQPLITDRLSEKVSTGYYKGIEAATAFIGIPVLLDNNSGKAILCVDRTGSAFNREDKKLLQLAGSTIRESLKKSATMEKMRLEALEFQAFYKLTKELNSTLDPQQILDMALKFSNDVVHYDLSAIALKNNSGEIHFVKAMGEGANELLKKGNDHNLSIFQWVVKKEQPYHYSRDVIVKKVFPDLPPPIARMGSFLALPLIVGNVVSGVYLTARKDRKSYTPYDVKLIEAMTTHVSMAKSNATIYKKMEEMAITDGLTGLNNHRYFQERLSEELERSDRYKDKFALFLTDIDFFKKVNDVYGHPAGDKILKGVSQILTSSIRNVDFAARYGGEEFAAILLNADKKMAIEIAGRLRKTIEETDFPIGDGKSLKITMSIGIATYPGDADTKSLLISKADETLYLAKKEGRNRAYVYSDVKERLGEEY; translated from the coding sequence GTGGTTAAGTCAATACCCTATGCAGTCATTGCCCTTTACGCGTCTTTTATCTCCCTCGGCTTTTTTGAAAGCGCCGCTTATGGAAAGATTATAAAGCTATTACTCCTTTTCCCCCTGGCTTGTTTATTTATTTTTTATCTGTCAAGAAATTTAAAAGAAAAAAAACTGTCTCTTAAAAAAAGAATCACTTTTGGACTGGTTGCTATTCTTTTTGTAAAAGCGCTCTTTCTTTTTCTGGCAGGCACGGGCGTTGAACCCTTTCCCGTTGATATTTTTATACTGATTGTCCTGGCCCTTACCCACCCCTTTCTGGCAGCGGTAACCTATACGGCTCTCGTGCTTCTTCTAAACGGCCTCCATGCCTTTTTCCTTTCCTATTTTGCTAATGAATCCCTTTCAATGGCTGAGGGTATCTACAGGGCCCTCTTTATCGTTGCCATTGTTGCCGTCGTGGAGACATTTCTTACCCTGGAGCGACAGGAAAAAAAAGAGGCCACCGAGCGCCTCGACGAGCTGGGAACACTGGCAACATCGATATTGATTGAGTCAGGAAGAAAGGATGATTCCCAGCTTGCCATATCGGAGGAGATTAAAGACAAGCTTTTTCTCGATTCGGCCTACCATCTGAGTAATGCCATATCAGATACGCTGGGCATTTTGCACGAGATGCTGGACGCCTTTAGCTGTTGTCTCTTTATCGTGGGAAAAGATTGCTTTAAACTCGTTGCGGCAGTTAGTGACAGCAAGGGGTTCAGCCGGACTGTCCCCCGGGAAAAAGGGAAAAACCTTCTTAGCTGGATAGATGAAAATGAACAGCCCCTTATTACGGACAGACTTTCTGAAAAAGTATCAACCGGTTATTATAAAGGGATAGAAGCTGCGACAGCCTTTATCGGGATTCCTGTTCTCCTTGATAATAACAGCGGAAAAGCAATCCTCTGTGTAGACAGGACGGGCAGTGCCTTTAACAGGGAGGATAAAAAGCTTTTGCAGTTGGCCGGCAGCACTATCCGGGAAAGTCTGAAGAAATCAGCCACTATGGAAAAAATGAGGTTGGAGGCCCTCGAATTTCAGGCTTTTTATAAACTTACCAAGGAACTTAACTCAACGCTCGATCCTCAACAAATTCTCGATATGGCCCTTAAATTCAGTAACGATGTTGTCCATTACGATCTTTCGGCCATTGCCCTAAAGAATAACAGCGGGGAAATCCATTTCGTCAAGGCCATGGGAGAGGGGGCAAATGAGCTTTTAAAAAAGGGCAATGACCATAATTTAAGCATCTTCCAGTGGGTAGTCAAGAAGGAGCAACCCTATCACTACTCGCGTGACGTCATCGTAAAAAAAGTCTTTCCCGACCTGCCTCCCCCCATTGCAAGGATGGGTTCCTTTCTGGCCCTCCCCCTTATTGTCGGCAATGTCGTATCAGGTGTCTACCTGACGGCCAGGAAAGATCGAAAGTCATACACACCCTACGATGTTAAGCTTATTGAGGCCATGACGACCCATGTCTCCATGGCAAAATCGAATGCCACTATCTATAAAAAGATGGAAGAGATGGCCATTACCGATGGTCTTACGGGACTTAATAATCACAGATATTTTCAGGAGAGGCTGTCTGAAGAGCTGGAAAGATCTGACCGCTACAAGGATAAATTTGCGCTCTTTCTCACCGATATCGATTTCTTCAAAAAGGTAAACGACGTTTATGGTCACCCGGCAGGGGACAAGATACTGAAAGGGGTATCGCAAATACTGACCTCTTCCATTAGAAACGTTGATTTTGCCGCCCGGTACGGTGGTGAAGAATTTGCCGCCATCCTTCTTAATGCCGACAAGAAAATGGCCATAGAAATTGCCGGAAGGCTGAGAAAAACCATTGAAGAAACCGACTTCCCTATTGGTGACGGCAAGTCCCTTAAAATAACCATGAGTATCGGTATCGCCACTTATCCGGGCGATGCCGACACCAAATCGCTGCTCATCTCAAAGGCCGATGAAACGCTCTACCTTGCCAAAAAGGAAGGCCGCAACAGGGCCTATGTTTATAGTGATGTGAAGGAGAGGCTGGGAGAGGAGTACTAG
- a CDS encoding serine protease, whose product MKLYKKALLTLFITFIAGPAHADRRTEEVYSRYKDQVLQVKILDRSSNTKSGIGSGFVVSTDGFIVTNYHVVSQLVHRPESYRAEYLKEDGSKGDLTLITLDVVHDLALLKADDLRENYFELERKVPVKGESLFSLGNPYDLGLTIVEGTYNGLLEKSLYEKIHFTGSINPGMSGGPALNRKGRVVGVNVSTAGNQVSFLVPVKYVIAMLEGALDEDAPVETPVETVRRQLLHNQARYMDDLLGDSFETVPMGRYLLPAEVASYIKCWGNTNKKEDLFYEGIYQSCSAEDDIYLTNRLSSGAIRFRHDLFTTGKLGPLRFFGLLEKRFQMPHMSLGGDEESVASYRCHADFINNGSLEFKAVFCMRKYKKLADLYDSFMTLMTLSSGSEALHSTLVLSGVSYENAANFNKSFIEAIRWK is encoded by the coding sequence ATGAAATTGTATAAAAAAGCGTTATTAACATTATTTATTACCTTTATTGCAGGGCCTGCCCATGCCGACAGGCGGACGGAAGAGGTCTATAGCCGGTATAAAGACCAGGTTTTGCAGGTAAAAATCCTTGATCGTTCATCGAACACCAAATCGGGCATCGGTTCCGGTTTTGTCGTTTCCACCGATGGTTTTATCGTTACCAATTATCATGTCGTTTCCCAGCTTGTTCATCGTCCCGAAAGTTACCGGGCCGAATACCTGAAGGAGGACGGCAGCAAAGGAGACCTTACCCTTATTACCCTCGATGTAGTCCATGACCTTGCCTTGCTTAAGGCTGATGACCTGAGAGAGAATTATTTCGAACTTGAGCGTAAGGTCCCTGTCAAGGGGGAAAGCCTCTTTTCGCTTGGCAACCCTTATGACCTCGGCCTTACTATTGTGGAGGGGACTTATAACGGCCTTCTTGAAAAATCACTTTATGAAAAGATACACTTTACCGGATCCATTAATCCCGGCATGAGTGGAGGGCCTGCGCTGAACAGGAAAGGCCGTGTTGTGGGAGTCAATGTTTCCACGGCAGGCAACCAGGTCAGTTTTCTCGTTCCCGTCAAGTACGTCATTGCCATGCTTGAAGGCGCCCTGGATGAAGATGCGCCTGTTGAAACACCGGTGGAAACGGTGAGAAGGCAGCTCCTCCATAATCAGGCCCGCTACATGGATGATCTCCTTGGAGATTCTTTTGAGACAGTTCCCATGGGGCGTTATTTGCTTCCCGCCGAGGTGGCGTCCTATATAAAGTGCTGGGGGAACACGAACAAAAAGGAGGACCTCTTTTACGAAGGTATCTATCAGTCCTGCTCTGCTGAAGATGATATTTATCTTACGAACCGGCTCTCATCGGGGGCCATACGATTCAGACATGATCTGTTTACTACCGGTAAGCTCGGTCCTCTCAGGTTTTTCGGATTGCTCGAAAAGCGGTTTCAAATGCCCCATATGTCTCTTGGCGGTGATGAAGAGAGCGTCGCTTCCTACCGTTGCCATGCCGACTTTATTAATAACGGCAGCCTGGAATTCAAAGCCGTTTTTTGCATGAGAAAATACAAGAAGCTTGCCGACCTTTACGATTCCTTCATGACACTCATGACCCTGTCAAGTGGCAGTGAGGCGCTCCATTCAACACTGGTACTGTCCGGAGTCAGTTATGAAAATGCGGCTAATTTCAATAAAAGCTTTATCGAGGCTATTAGATGGAAGTAA